A part of Candidatus Methylomirabilota bacterium genomic DNA contains:
- a CDS encoding L-threonylcarbamoyladenylate synthase, which yields MSDPVGDAAAAALSGRLIVIPTDTVYGIGTRADDPAATGSLFDAKGRPRDLAIAVLVPSSAAARELAAFDERAAALAARFWPGPLTLVLARTEASRRWNLGSEARTIGLRIPHHPLALAVLAITGPLAVTSANQTGDATPRDCDGLARAFGARVAVYLCQDEPLEGNASTVVDATDGRLRVLRTGSLDETDLLEALES from the coding sequence GTGAGCGACCCCGTCGGTGACGCCGCCGCCGCCGCGCTGAGCGGGCGGCTCATCGTCATCCCGACGGATACGGTCTACGGGATCGGGACCAGAGCCGACGATCCGGCGGCAACCGGCTCGCTGTTCGATGCCAAGGGTCGCCCGCGTGACCTGGCGATCGCGGTGCTCGTGCCCTCATCGGCCGCGGCTCGCGAGCTCGCGGCATTCGACGAGCGGGCCGCCGCGCTCGCCGCGAGGTTCTGGCCCGGTCCGTTGACCTTGGTCCTTGCTCGGACCGAGGCCAGTCGTCGCTGGAACCTGGGCAGCGAGGCGCGAACCATCGGGCTGCGGATCCCGCATCACCCGCTGGCGCTCGCGGTGCTGGCGATCACCGGTCCGCTCGCGGTCACGAGCGCCAACCAGACCGGCGACGCGACCCCTCGAGACTGCGACGGCCTCGCGCGCGCCTTCGGGGCGCGCGTGGCCGTGTACCTGTGCCAGGACGAGCCGCTCGAGGGGAACGCCTCGACCGTGGTGGACGCCACCGATGGGCGGCTCCGCGTCCTTCGGACCGGGTCGCTCGATGAGACCGACCTCCTCGAGGCGCTCGAGTCGTGA
- the prmC gene encoding peptide chain release factor N(5)-glutamine methyltransferase — protein sequence MRPSEVLTRATAYLERHGVDGARESAEAIMMTVLSTDRAGLYARSEGLSMSEARTFGRALCQRCAGTPLQHLTGEQAFRRITVTVRPGVFIPRPETEVLVDVALEGLGERQEPVVVDVGTGSGAVALAIADERPGSRVFATDLSPEAVELARENGERLGASIAVLLGDLLEPLPLELRGAVDLVVSNPPYVTADEYHDLPAEVRADPRLALVGGTRLHERLAAEAIGWLRRGGALAVEIGAAQGPDVAKVVERFFEDVRIVPDLAGRDRIVVGRRP from the coding sequence ATGCGACCGTCCGAGGTCCTGACCCGGGCCACGGCGTACCTGGAGCGGCACGGCGTCGACGGCGCCCGGGAGTCCGCCGAGGCGATCATGATGACGGTCCTCTCGACAGACCGGGCCGGTCTGTACGCGCGGAGCGAGGGCTTGTCAATGAGCGAGGCCCGAACGTTCGGCCGGGCGCTCTGCCAGCGGTGTGCCGGGACCCCGCTGCAACACCTTACCGGCGAGCAGGCGTTCCGGCGGATCACGGTGACGGTGCGCCCCGGCGTGTTCATCCCCCGGCCCGAGACGGAGGTGCTGGTCGACGTGGCCCTGGAGGGCCTCGGTGAACGACAGGAGCCGGTGGTCGTGGACGTGGGGACGGGATCGGGAGCCGTGGCCCTGGCCATCGCGGATGAGAGACCGGGATCCCGCGTCTTCGCCACCGACCTGTCGCCCGAGGCCGTCGAGCTCGCGCGGGAGAACGGGGAGCGCCTCGGGGCGAGCATCGCGGTGCTCCTCGGCGATCTGCTCGAGCCGCTGCCGCTCGAGCTCCGCGGAGCGGTGGATCTCGTGGTGAGCAATCCGCCGTACGTGACCGCCGACGAATACCACGACCTGCCGGCCGAGGTCAGAGCGGATCCTCGCCTCGCGCTCGTCGGCGGGACCCGTCTCCACGAGCGGCTGGCCGCCGAGGCAATCGGATGGCTGCGCCGGGGCGGGGCGCTGGCCGTCGAGATCGGCGCGGCGCAGGGTCCCGACGTGGCGAAGGTGGTGGAGCGCTTCTTCGAGGACGTGCGGATCGTGCCCGACCTGGCCGGACGCGACCGGATCGTCGTGGGACGGCGGCCGTGA